In Streptomyces asoensis, a single genomic region encodes these proteins:
- a CDS encoding SpoIIE family protein phosphatase, translating to MTRTGTTGKDAAGRRARAGGGTASARAVVDARGTVTGWSEGAQRLVGYPASEVTGRSAGLLLAEDPVGTLLTSVAGARRWSGTVNLRHRDGHRVTVSLLAHRREPGHADGNGSPASVDWLIVVPRPGSLREPDEDSMLVWSMVHSPCTMALYDRDLQLLRANADMERVLGLSEAEMRGLRVSEIVLDPESDRTEDLMQRVIETGERQYLRAALQLAGDPHESSWSVSLAPVRDADGTVRGVLLSAHNTTEEHLARQRLALIAEAGVRVGSTLDLTRTAQELADVATGPLADFVTVDLLPDIDDDQELRPLELPDPITLRRVANQSVLPGCPEAVVAQGAVAAYPGTSPAAECLVSGEPTIVRVTTEGVAQWAAEAPERARRMSRFGFHSVLAVPMRARGITLGVATFSRHRRPDPFTRDDLLLGAEITARAALSIDNARRYTRERTTALTLQSSLLPQRLPQRLAVEVASRYLPASAQSGVGGDWFDVIPLSGARVALVVGDVVGHGIQASAAMGRLRTAVRTLADVDLPPDELLTHLDDLVNRLSAEADDLSGSFADIGATCLYAVHDPVSGRCCLARAGHPPPALLTPGGEPRILDLPAGPPLGLGGLPFESAEIELPEGSLLALYTDGLVEGHGQDIDQGIDVLLSALARAGPSLDDTCDTVLRALLPERPDDDVALLLARPHTLDSAHVAVWDVPAEPAAVAGIRRGVGRRLREWGLEETGFVTELVVSELVTNAIRYGEPPIELRLILDRSLICEVSDASSTAPHLRRARDNDEGGRGLLLVAQLSHSWGARHTPRGKTIWAEQALPAG from the coding sequence ATGACGCGAACCGGAACCACCGGGAAAGACGCGGCAGGACGGCGGGCGCGGGCCGGCGGTGGGACGGCGTCCGCCCGGGCGGTCGTCGACGCGCGAGGCACGGTGACCGGCTGGAGCGAGGGCGCGCAGCGACTGGTCGGCTATCCCGCCTCGGAGGTCACCGGCCGTTCCGCGGGCCTCCTGCTCGCCGAGGACCCGGTCGGGACCCTGCTGACATCGGTCGCGGGAGCACGCAGATGGAGCGGCACGGTGAACCTGCGCCACCGGGACGGCCACCGGGTCACGGTCAGCCTGCTCGCCCACCGCCGCGAGCCCGGCCACGCCGACGGGAACGGATCGCCCGCCTCCGTCGACTGGCTCATCGTCGTGCCGAGACCGGGCTCGCTCCGGGAACCGGACGAGGACAGCATGCTGGTGTGGTCGATGGTCCACTCCCCCTGCACCATGGCCCTCTACGACAGGGACCTGCAACTGCTGCGCGCCAACGCCGACATGGAGCGCGTGCTGGGACTGTCCGAGGCAGAGATGCGCGGGCTGCGCGTCTCGGAGATCGTCCTCGACCCCGAGAGCGACCGCACCGAGGACCTCATGCAACGGGTCATCGAGACGGGCGAGCGCCAGTACCTGCGCGCCGCTCTGCAACTGGCCGGCGACCCGCACGAGAGCTCGTGGTCGGTGTCGCTGGCCCCCGTGCGCGACGCGGACGGCACGGTGCGCGGAGTGCTCCTGTCCGCCCACAACACGACCGAGGAACACCTGGCCAGACAGCGGCTGGCCCTGATCGCCGAGGCGGGGGTGCGCGTCGGCTCGACCCTCGATCTGACCCGCACCGCCCAGGAGCTCGCCGACGTGGCCACCGGCCCGCTCGCGGACTTCGTCACGGTGGACCTGCTCCCCGACATCGACGACGACCAGGAACTGCGCCCCCTCGAACTCCCCGACCCGATCACGCTGCGCCGGGTCGCCAACCAGTCCGTGCTGCCGGGCTGCCCGGAAGCCGTGGTGGCGCAGGGTGCGGTGGCCGCCTACCCGGGTACCTCGCCGGCGGCCGAGTGCCTGGTCTCCGGCGAACCCACGATCGTGCGGGTGACCACCGAGGGAGTCGCCCAGTGGGCGGCGGAGGCCCCCGAACGCGCCCGGCGCATGAGCCGGTTCGGCTTCCACTCGGTGCTCGCCGTACCCATGCGCGCACGCGGCATCACCCTCGGTGTCGCCACCTTCTCCCGCCACCGCCGCCCGGACCCCTTCACCCGCGACGACCTGCTCCTCGGCGCCGAGATCACCGCCAGGGCCGCGCTGAGCATCGACAACGCCCGCCGCTACACCCGCGAGCGGACCACCGCGCTCACCCTCCAGAGCAGCCTGCTGCCGCAACGGCTGCCGCAGCGGCTCGCGGTCGAGGTCGCCTCCCGCTATCTGCCGGCCAGCGCGCAGTCGGGGGTGGGCGGCGACTGGTTCGACGTCATCCCGCTCTCCGGGGCCCGCGTGGCCCTCGTCGTCGGCGATGTCGTGGGCCACGGGATCCAGGCCTCGGCCGCCATGGGACGGCTGCGCACCGCCGTACGCACCCTCGCCGACGTCGATCTTCCCCCCGACGAGCTCCTGACCCATCTGGACGATCTCGTCAACCGGCTGTCGGCCGAGGCCGACGACCTGTCCGGCAGCTTCGCCGACATCGGCGCGACCTGCCTGTACGCCGTTCACGACCCGGTCAGCGGCCGCTGCTGCCTGGCCCGGGCCGGGCACCCGCCACCCGCACTGTTGACCCCCGGCGGCGAGCCCCGCATCCTCGACCTCCCCGCCGGCCCGCCGCTCGGGCTCGGGGGCCTGCCGTTCGAGTCCGCCGAGATCGAACTGCCCGAGGGAAGCCTGCTCGCGCTGTACACCGACGGGCTCGTCGAAGGCCACGGCCAGGACATCGACCAGGGCATCGACGTCCTGCTGTCCGCCCTGGCCCGCGCCGGGCCGTCCCTGGACGACACCTGCGACACCGTGCTGCGGGCGCTGCTGCCGGAGCGGCCCGACGACGACGTGGCCCTGCTGCTGGCGCGCCCGCACACCCTGGACTCGGCCCACGTGGCCGTCTGGGACGTACCCGCGGAACCGGCGGCGGTGGCCGGGATCCGCCGCGGCGTCGGCCGGCGGCTGCGGGAGTGGGGCCTGGAGGAGACCGGCTTCGTGACCGAACTCGTCGTGAGCGAACTGGTCACCAACGCCATCCGCTACGGCGAGCCGCCCATCGAACTCCGGCTGATCCTGGACCGCAGCCTGATCTGCGAGGTGTCCGACGCCAGCAGCACCGCCCCGCACCTGCGCCGCGCCCGCGACAACGACGAGGGCGGCCGCGGACTGCTCCTGGTCGCCCAGCTCAGCCACAGCTGGGGCGCCCGGCACACCCCCCGAGGCAAGACCATCTGGGCGGAACAGGCCTTGCCGGCCGGGTGA
- a CDS encoding MarR family winged helix-turn-helix transcriptional regulator: MPKSPDELTREVVGLFAAVNRRYAQESEAAATAHDLTPLQAKALLTTEDPVPMRRIADHLHAEPSNVTAIIDRLEGRGLVERRPDPGDRRVKLVAATAAGRTAIADLRARMPFAGTPLAPLSTQQRESLRDLLRLMLEA; this comes from the coding sequence ATGCCGAAGTCACCGGACGAGCTGACCAGAGAGGTCGTCGGCCTCTTCGCGGCCGTCAACCGCCGCTACGCCCAGGAGTCGGAGGCCGCCGCCACCGCGCACGACCTCACCCCGCTCCAGGCCAAGGCACTGCTCACCACCGAGGACCCGGTCCCCATGCGCCGCATCGCCGACCACCTGCACGCCGAGCCGTCCAACGTCACCGCGATCATCGACCGCCTGGAGGGCCGCGGCCTGGTCGAGCGCCGTCCCGACCCGGGCGACCGCCGGGTCAAACTCGTCGCCGCCACGGCCGCCGGGCGCACCGCCATCGCCGACCTGCGCGCCCGCATGCCCTTCGCGGGCACCCCGCTGGCGCCGCTCAGCACACAGCAGCGCGAGTCACTGCGCGACCTGCTCCGGCTGATGCTGGAGGCGTGA
- a CDS encoding SDR family NAD(P)-dependent oxidoreductase: MSVKTVLITGTSTGIGLATAVAAARNGWHVVATMRDTGKAGALLAAAEAAGVTVEVKPLDVTDPASVRDCLAGLDRLDALVNNAGAGHLGTLEQEEVDDVRAVMEVNFFGVLHVTKAALPLLRAAKGRVVTVTSVGGVVGQPFNEAYCAAKFAVEGFMESLAPVAATVGVAVSVVEPGAVGSAFVSNVGGRDTVLDAAGPYTPALTSYLARTRDAFAAAQTPQDAAAPIVGLLEAERPAFRVQTSDAARAFTATKLSDGDGSAVQTMTGAWIA; the protein is encoded by the coding sequence ATGAGCGTCAAGACCGTCCTGATCACCGGGACTTCCACGGGAATCGGGCTGGCCACGGCTGTCGCCGCCGCGCGGAACGGCTGGCACGTCGTGGCCACCATGCGTGACACCGGCAAGGCGGGCGCGCTGCTGGCCGCGGCCGAGGCGGCCGGGGTCACCGTCGAGGTCAAGCCCCTGGACGTCACCGACCCGGCCTCGGTCAGGGACTGCCTGGCCGGCCTGGACCGCCTGGACGCGCTGGTCAACAACGCCGGCGCCGGCCACCTCGGCACCCTCGAACAGGAGGAGGTCGACGACGTCCGGGCCGTCATGGAGGTCAACTTCTTCGGCGTCCTGCACGTCACCAAGGCGGCGCTGCCCCTGCTGCGGGCCGCGAAGGGGCGCGTGGTGACCGTCACCAGCGTCGGGGGAGTGGTCGGCCAGCCCTTCAACGAGGCTTATTGCGCGGCCAAGTTCGCCGTCGAGGGCTTCATGGAGTCCCTCGCCCCGGTCGCCGCGACCGTCGGCGTGGCCGTCAGTGTGGTCGAGCCGGGCGCGGTGGGCAGCGCGTTCGTCAGCAACGTCGGCGGACGCGACACGGTGCTGGACGCGGCAGGCCCGTACACGCCCGCGCTGACCTCCTACCTGGCCCGCACCCGCGACGCCTTCGCCGCCGCGCAGACGCCGCAGGACGCGGCGGCGCCGATCGTCGGTCTGCTGGAGGCCGAGCGGCCCGCCTTCCGGGTGCAGACCTCGGACGCCGCGCGGGCGTTCACCGCCACGAAGCTCTCGGACGGTGACGGCTCGGCCGTGCAGACCATGACCGGCGCATGGATCGCCTGA
- a CDS encoding FG-GAP repeat domain-containing protein: MPPLRTSRRRLGVCVATVLAVTAGAGVLASPGAVAAPPAVAGTATADEAALPAGAEIVSSGDTGYLTSRTDDSGRAVLEWHTYADGSVLPIGAGTVGHDSDSDTVVTSDGGSTVFLRDMSEGGTWSATYDLASEFAPGAELVGVVGDSLFVKVPAGGGGYRELWQLSRADGAVHKTKRSSNPYSMDFKVVASTGDVMLVLSSNRVFPSSSTFRTEYWKTRTSVAGDAVIESGSRQNIAAWPQASTGARTADHEAWVEYRGGVTELVVDGTYAHPRFAMDSSLSGAVVVGVIGDTLLYGVPGRAADETPSPLYARSVTDPTAAPYEILERFSSAARAPDGRLLVRGATAGADGLFRFAQGDDGRPSGTLVARTDRVPALEVTGSKVPAAVSLEKPGATVAMEWTLSRAGATVDLTLTHAATGRKLTARLAQPAPGSPAAFVWDGVLAGVSAPNGVYTWQITATPADGVGAPATARGTFQVSRTPNPHDYTDNGSTDVLARDASGVLWRDDLFDWPSGGQVKTAGRTRLGSGWQVYNQIEAAGNLAGTSTGDLVARDTSGVLWLYLGKGDGTFATRVKVGTGWQIYKQLAGGDDLTGDGRTDLVATDGSGILWLYKGTGSSTAPFAPRVRVGSGWQVYNQITAVGDIAGSTAGDLVARDTSGVLWLYQGNGTGNFTARVRIGSGWNAFSQVVGAADVTADGRPDLVAHGPNGTYVYRSTGSATAPFSRLTTDLYAGEGGKFNSLA, from the coding sequence TTGCCTCCCCTGCGCACCTCCCGGCGCCGTCTCGGCGTCTGCGTCGCCACCGTTCTCGCCGTGACGGCCGGCGCCGGCGTCCTGGCCTCGCCCGGGGCCGTGGCCGCTCCCCCCGCGGTGGCCGGGACCGCCACCGCGGACGAAGCCGCCCTGCCCGCCGGCGCCGAGATCGTCAGCAGCGGCGACACCGGCTACCTGACGTCCCGCACGGACGACTCGGGCCGCGCGGTCCTGGAGTGGCACACGTACGCCGACGGCTCGGTGCTGCCGATCGGCGCGGGCACCGTGGGCCACGACAGCGACTCCGACACCGTCGTGACGAGCGACGGCGGCAGCACGGTCTTCCTGCGGGACATGAGCGAGGGCGGCACCTGGTCCGCGACCTACGACCTCGCGTCCGAGTTCGCGCCCGGCGCCGAACTCGTCGGGGTGGTCGGCGACAGCCTCTTCGTGAAGGTCCCCGCGGGCGGCGGGGGTTACCGGGAGCTGTGGCAGCTCTCCCGGGCCGACGGGGCGGTGCACAAGACGAAGCGCTCGTCGAATCCGTACAGCATGGACTTCAAGGTGGTCGCCTCCACGGGCGACGTCATGCTGGTGCTGAGCAGCAACCGGGTCTTCCCGAGTTCGTCGACCTTCCGGACCGAGTACTGGAAGACGCGCACCAGCGTCGCCGGTGACGCGGTGATCGAGTCGGGCAGCAGGCAGAACATCGCCGCGTGGCCCCAGGCGTCCACGGGCGCCCGTACGGCCGACCACGAGGCATGGGTCGAGTACCGGGGCGGTGTGACCGAACTCGTCGTGGACGGCACGTACGCGCACCCCAGGTTCGCCATGGACAGTTCCCTGAGCGGTGCCGTCGTCGTGGGCGTCATCGGGGACACGCTGCTCTACGGGGTCCCGGGCAGGGCGGCCGACGAGACTCCGAGCCCGCTGTACGCGCGCAGCGTCACCGATCCCACCGCGGCGCCGTACGAGATCCTGGAGCGCTTCTCCAGCGCGGCCCGGGCGCCGGACGGCCGCCTGCTGGTGCGCGGCGCCACGGCCGGCGCCGACGGGCTGTTCCGTTTCGCGCAGGGCGACGACGGCCGGCCGAGCGGCACGCTCGTGGCCCGCACGGACCGGGTCCCGGCCCTGGAGGTGACCGGGTCGAAGGTCCCCGCCGCGGTGAGCCTGGAGAAGCCGGGGGCCACGGTCGCGATGGAGTGGACCCTGTCCCGCGCGGGTGCGACCGTCGACCTCACGCTGACGCACGCGGCGACCGGCCGGAAGCTCACCGCGCGCCTTGCGCAGCCCGCCCCCGGCAGCCCCGCCGCCTTCGTCTGGGACGGCGTCCTGGCGGGCGTCAGCGCCCCCAACGGCGTCTACACGTGGCAGATCACCGCCACCCCGGCCGACGGCGTGGGCGCGCCGGCGACCGCCCGGGGGACCTTCCAGGTCTCGCGCACCCCCAACCCGCACGACTACACGGACAACGGGTCGACGGACGTCCTCGCGCGGGACGCCTCGGGTGTGCTGTGGCGGGACGACCTCTTCGACTGGCCGTCGGGCGGTCAGGTGAAGACGGCCGGGCGGACGAGGCTCGGCTCGGGCTGGCAGGTCTACAACCAGATCGAGGCCGCGGGGAACCTGGCCGGCACGTCCACCGGCGACCTCGTCGCCCGTGACACCTCGGGCGTCCTGTGGCTGTACCTGGGCAAGGGGGACGGCACCTTCGCCACGCGGGTCAAGGTCGGCACCGGCTGGCAGATCTACAAGCAGCTCGCCGGGGGCGACGACCTCACCGGAGACGGCCGGACCGACCTCGTCGCCACCGACGGCTCCGGAATCCTGTGGCTGTACAAGGGCACCGGCAGCTCGACCGCCCCGTTCGCCCCGCGCGTCCGGGTCGGCTCCGGCTGGCAGGTCTACAACCAGATCACCGCCGTCGGTGACATCGCGGGCAGCACGGCCGGCGACCTCGTCGCCCGTGACACCTCGGGCGTCCTGTGGCTGTACCAGGGCAACGGCACGGGCAACTTCACCGCCCGGGTCAGGATCGGTTCCGGCTGGAACGCCTTCTCCCAGGTGGTCGGCGCCGCGGACGTCACCGCCGACGGCCGGCCCGATCTGGTCGCCCACGGCCCGAACGGCACGTACGTCTACCGGTCGACCGGTTCGGCGACCGCGCCGTTCAGCCGGCTGACGACCGACCTCTACGCGGGCGAGGGAGGCAAGTTCAACAGCCTCGCCTAG
- a CDS encoding DUF1152 domain-containing protein, whose product MLPLHANPLFTRLADAERILVAGAGGGFDIYSGLPLALSLLHQGRQVHLANLSFSGLDGLPLDDWAAPDLAAVTADSAPHQSYFPERTLARWLREHDYPDTVYAFPQTGVLPLRAAYRALIELHAIDAVVLVDGGTDILLRGDESGLGTPEEDLASVAALAGLDGVPTRLVVSVGFGVDAYHGVNHVQVLENMAALERDGAYLGAFSMSRATREGALYLDAVAHAQQHTPDRPSIVNGSIAAAVRGSFGDVRFTERTRGSELFVNPLMSLYFAFDLPGLAARCLYLDRIEDTHLMRQVHSRIAEFRDTTVTRPPRRFPH is encoded by the coding sequence ATGCTGCCCCTTCACGCCAACCCGCTCTTCACCCGGCTCGCCGACGCCGAACGGATCCTCGTCGCGGGCGCGGGCGGCGGATTCGACATCTACTCGGGCCTGCCGCTCGCGCTCTCGCTCCTGCACCAGGGCAGGCAGGTCCATCTCGCCAACCTCTCCTTCAGCGGGCTCGACGGGCTGCCCCTCGACGACTGGGCCGCTCCCGACCTCGCGGCCGTCACCGCCGACTCCGCGCCGCACCAGAGCTACTTCCCGGAGCGGACCCTCGCCCGGTGGCTGCGGGAGCACGACTACCCCGACACCGTCTACGCCTTCCCGCAGACCGGCGTGCTCCCGCTGCGCGCCGCGTACCGGGCGCTGATCGAACTGCACGCCATCGACGCCGTGGTCCTGGTCGACGGCGGCACGGACATCCTGCTGCGCGGTGACGAGTCCGGTCTGGGCACGCCGGAGGAGGATCTGGCCAGCGTGGCGGCGCTGGCCGGGCTGGACGGCGTGCCCACCCGGCTCGTGGTGTCGGTCGGCTTCGGCGTGGACGCCTACCACGGCGTCAACCACGTCCAGGTGCTGGAGAACATGGCCGCGCTGGAACGCGACGGCGCGTACCTCGGCGCGTTCTCGATGTCGCGCGCCACCCGGGAGGGGGCGCTCTACCTCGACGCGGTGGCGCACGCCCAGCAGCACACCCCCGACCGTCCCAGCATCGTGAACGGCTCGATCGCCGCGGCGGTGCGCGGGTCGTTCGGCGATGTGCGGTTCACCGAACGCACCCGGGGGAGCGAACTGTTCGTGAACCCGCTGATGTCGCTGTACTTCGCCTTCGACCTGCCGGGCCTGGCGGCCCGGTGCCTCTACCTGGACCGGATCGAGGACACCCATCTGATGCGTCAGGTGCACTCCCGTATCGCCGAGTTCCGCGACACCACGGTGACCCGGCCGCCCCGCCGTTTCCCGCACTGA
- a CDS encoding alpha/beta fold hydrolase: MTGTRQILFVQGGGEGTHDAWDDKLVGSLRRALGEGYEVRYPRMPDEDDPGYAAWGPAILRGTAGLGDGAAVVGHSVGGTMLVRALAERPPRGRLAAIVLISAPFVGEGGWPDEESGLPADLGARLPQGVPVHVFHGLDDDTVPPSHADLYARAIPQARVHRLPGRDHQLGDDLREVAAVLVPGGGQSPGRTNSGWSSSRSQLPSG; the protein is encoded by the coding sequence ATGACGGGGACTCGGCAGATCCTGTTCGTCCAGGGCGGCGGCGAGGGCACGCACGACGCATGGGACGACAAGCTCGTCGGCAGCCTGCGGCGGGCCCTCGGCGAGGGGTACGAGGTCCGCTATCCGCGGATGCCCGACGAAGACGACCCGGGGTACGCCGCCTGGGGACCGGCGATCCTGCGCGGGACGGCCGGGCTGGGGGACGGGGCGGCCGTGGTCGGTCACTCGGTGGGCGGGACGATGCTCGTCCGGGCGCTCGCCGAGCGGCCGCCGCGGGGCCGGCTCGCGGCGATCGTGCTGATCTCCGCCCCGTTCGTCGGCGAGGGCGGCTGGCCGGACGAGGAGTCCGGGCTGCCCGCCGACCTCGGCGCGCGGCTGCCGCAGGGTGTGCCGGTGCACGTCTTCCACGGGCTCGACGACGACACCGTCCCGCCGTCGCACGCCGATCTCTACGCCCGGGCGATCCCGCAGGCCCGGGTGCACCGGCTGCCCGGGCGCGACCACCAGCTCGGCGACGATCTGCGCGAGGTGGCCGCGGTCCTCGTCCCCGGCGGGGGTCAGTCCCCGGGCCGGACGAACTCCGGCTGGTCGAGCAGCCGCAGCCAGCTCCCGTCGGGCTGA
- a CDS encoding YybH family protein yields the protein MPEYERAMRPEDLTRLFVERSNAGDAAGVAALYEEGAVMAYPPGELTVGREAIRELWEKVLAHRPRFEPEEPLPTLAGDGIALTSTPPRDGAGARAQVVRRQPDGSWLRLLDQPEFVRPGD from the coding sequence ATGCCGGAGTACGAGCGGGCCATGCGGCCCGAGGACCTCACCCGTCTGTTCGTCGAGCGGTCCAACGCCGGGGACGCGGCCGGGGTCGCCGCGCTCTACGAGGAGGGAGCAGTGATGGCCTACCCGCCCGGCGAACTGACCGTGGGGCGCGAGGCGATCCGCGAACTGTGGGAGAAGGTGCTGGCCCACCGCCCCCGGTTCGAACCGGAGGAACCGCTGCCGACGCTGGCCGGCGACGGCATCGCCCTGACGTCGACCCCGCCCCGCGACGGAGCCGGCGCGCGGGCCCAGGTCGTCCGCCGTCAGCCCGACGGGAGCTGGCTGCGGCTGCTCGACCAGCCGGAGTTCGTCCGGCCCGGGGACTGA
- a CDS encoding LysR family transcriptional regulator — MELRQLEYFVAVAEEQNFTRAAERVRISQSGVSAQIRRLERELGAELFERSARTVTLTVAGKAAILHARAALAAAEAVGQAVGEVTGLVRGRIGVGMVIGCTLTPLFDALSAFHRARPGVEIALLEDNSDRLVEQVRSGALDLALVGTATAAPDGLEALTIVSERLVAAAPPGHPLVARERVTLRDLAGCPLVCMPPGTGLRTVFDLACAAQGLSPSIALQASAADAVADLAARGLGVAVLSASMAAGHRDRLTARTIEDAETPALLALVWKDTHNPALRELLGHARRAFTEPPRRARAAR; from the coding sequence ATGGAGCTCAGGCAGCTGGAGTACTTCGTCGCGGTCGCCGAGGAGCAGAACTTCACCCGGGCCGCCGAGCGTGTGCGCATCAGCCAGTCCGGGGTCAGCGCCCAGATCCGCCGGCTGGAGCGGGAACTCGGAGCGGAGCTGTTCGAGCGGTCCGCGCGCACGGTGACCCTCACCGTCGCCGGGAAAGCAGCGATCCTGCACGCGCGCGCCGCGCTCGCCGCGGCGGAGGCGGTCGGGCAGGCGGTGGGCGAGGTGACCGGCCTGGTCCGCGGCCGGATCGGGGTCGGCATGGTCATCGGCTGCACCCTCACCCCCCTCTTCGACGCCCTCTCCGCGTTCCACCGGGCTCGTCCCGGCGTGGAGATCGCGCTGCTGGAGGACAACTCCGACCGGCTCGTCGAGCAGGTGCGCAGCGGCGCCCTGGACCTGGCCCTCGTCGGCACCGCTACCGCCGCCCCCGACGGGCTGGAGGCGCTGACGATCGTCAGTGAACGGCTCGTCGCGGCCGCCCCGCCCGGGCATCCCCTCGTGGCACGCGAGCGGGTCACCCTCCGGGACCTGGCCGGCTGCCCCCTCGTGTGCATGCCCCCCGGCACCGGTCTGCGCACGGTCTTCGACCTCGCCTGCGCCGCACAGGGGCTGTCTCCCTCGATCGCCCTCCAGGCCAGTGCCGCGGACGCCGTCGCCGACCTCGCCGCCCGCGGGCTCGGCGTCGCCGTCCTCAGCGCGTCGATGGCCGCGGGCCACCGCGACCGCCTCACGGCCCGCACCATCGAGGACGCCGAGACACCCGCGCTGCTCGCGCTCGTCTGGAAGGACACGCACAATCCCGCGCTGCGCGAGCTGCTCGGGCACGCCCGGCGGGCGTTCACCGAGCCCCCTCGGCGGGCCCGGGCCGCTCGGTGA
- a CDS encoding MFS transporter yields the protein MDQALRRRRQALFLLFLLAGITMSSWVTRTPAIRDRLDVTTGQMGLVLFGLSLGSMAGITSSGRLVSRFGTRPVVVWGTVLLLAGMATISVGSAAVSIPLVTAGLCAFGAGMGVSDVAVNVDGTDVERLCGATTLPALHGCFSLGTVLGAGAGMAATAAGVPVHWHLAAVTVPATGIFVHAVRSVPAGTGRETAEGSRRGDGGERRPAVWRDGRLLLIGVIVLAMALAEGSANDWLPLLMVDGHGMDATSGSFVYAAFAAAMTLGRFGGTFFLDRFGRTAVVRASAVSGALGLLVVIVSDSAVLAGPAVLLWGLGASLGFPLTLSAAGESGPDETARVALVATIGYVAFLVGPPGLGFLGEHIGLRPAMFVVLACVACAAFLAPAVDIAPREAEAEAEADTGVDADADPGSGLEPGSDSAHDGLTAPRPAADPRHGAERMAGS from the coding sequence ATGGACCAGGCCTTGCGCCGCCGCCGGCAGGCCCTGTTCCTGCTCTTCCTGCTCGCCGGGATCACGATGTCCTCGTGGGTGACCCGCACGCCCGCCATCCGGGACCGGCTGGACGTGACCACCGGCCAGATGGGGCTGGTGCTCTTCGGGCTGTCGCTCGGTTCGATGGCGGGCATCACCTCCTCCGGGCGTCTGGTGTCCCGGTTCGGGACCCGGCCCGTCGTCGTCTGGGGCACGGTGCTGCTGCTCGCCGGGATGGCCACCATCAGCGTCGGCAGCGCCGCCGTCTCGATCCCGCTGGTCACGGCGGGCCTGTGCGCCTTCGGCGCCGGCATGGGCGTCAGCGACGTGGCGGTGAACGTGGACGGCACGGACGTGGAGCGCCTCTGCGGCGCCACCACCCTGCCCGCGCTGCACGGCTGCTTCAGCCTGGGAACCGTGCTGGGGGCCGGTGCGGGCATGGCGGCCACGGCGGCCGGAGTGCCGGTGCACTGGCACCTCGCCGCCGTCACCGTGCCGGCCACCGGGATCTTCGTCCACGCGGTGCGTTCCGTCCCGGCCGGCACCGGACGCGAGACGGCCGAGGGATCCCGGCGGGGCGACGGCGGTGAACGGCGCCCCGCGGTGTGGCGCGACGGCCGGCTCCTCCTCATCGGCGTGATCGTGCTCGCCATGGCGCTGGCCGAGGGATCGGCCAACGACTGGCTGCCGCTCCTGATGGTCGACGGACACGGCATGGACGCCACCTCGGGTTCCTTCGTCTACGCCGCATTCGCGGCGGCCATGACGCTGGGCCGGTTCGGCGGAACGTTCTTCCTCGACCGCTTCGGCCGGACCGCCGTGGTGCGCGCCAGCGCCGTCAGCGGCGCGCTCGGCCTGCTCGTCGTGATCGTCTCGGACAGCGCCGTACTGGCCGGGCCGGCCGTCCTGCTGTGGGGGCTGGGCGCCTCGCTGGGCTTCCCGCTCACCCTCTCCGCGGCCGGGGAGTCCGGACCCGACGAGACGGCCCGGGTCGCCCTGGTCGCCACCATCGGTTACGTCGCCTTCCTCGTCGGGCCCCCCGGCCTCGGCTTCCTGGGCGAGCACATAGGCCTGCGCCCCGCGATGTTCGTCGTCCTGGCGTGCGTCGCCTGCGCCGCCTTCCTGGCCCCCGCCGTCGACATCGCGCCGCGTGAGGCCGAGGCCGAGGCCGAGGCAGATACCGGTGTCGATGCCGACGCCGACCCGGGATCCGGCCTGGAACCCGGCTCCGACTCCGCGCACGACGGCCTCACCGCCCCGCGACCGGCGGCCGATCCCCGTCACGGAGCCGAGCGGATGGCGGGTTCGTAG
- a CDS encoding DUF6174 domain-containing protein gives MTAGPFRSRSAAAAALLGALACAGAGCGSAPSAGATAAAGPERTWQEPAAYTYTLTSSTQVLAGTFRVEVRDGKVVGVAGADADSRRQALDPHTEIPTIGKLLETLDRARAEHAHTAEADYADDGRPLRIVLDRDENSIDDEALYTISSYEPAIRSAP, from the coding sequence ATGACCGCCGGACCTTTCCGTTCCCGATCGGCGGCCGCGGCCGCCCTCCTCGGAGCCCTTGCCTGCGCGGGCGCGGGGTGCGGCTCCGCCCCGTCCGCCGGAGCCACCGCGGCCGCCGGACCCGAGCGCACCTGGCAGGAGCCCGCCGCGTACACGTACACGCTGACGTCGAGCACCCAGGTGCTGGCGGGGACGTTCCGGGTGGAGGTGCGCGACGGGAAGGTCGTCGGTGTGGCCGGGGCCGACGCGGACAGCCGACGCCAGGCTCTGGACCCGCATACCGAGATCCCGACGATCGGCAAGCTCCTGGAGACCCTCGACCGGGCCCGTGCCGAGCACGCCCACACGGCCGAGGCGGACTACGCGGACGACGGCCGTCCCCTGCGGATCGTCCTGGACCGGGACGAGAACTCCATCGACGACGAGGCCCTGTACACGATCAGCTCCTACGAACCCGCCATCCGCTCGGCTCCGTGA